The following proteins are co-located in the Vicugna pacos chromosome 3, VicPac4, whole genome shotgun sequence genome:
- the PWWP2A gene encoding PWWP domain-containing protein 2A isoform X2, translating to MAAVAAEAAATAASPGEGGAGEAEPEMEPIPGSEAGTDPLPVTATEASVPDSEADGQQSSPQADEPPLPPPPPPPGELARSPEAAGPELEAEEKLPAPVVEPAAAAPQEGPDLPPSPAPPPEQPPAPEERQEPPLPQPAAPALVPPAGGDSAVSQLIPGSEVRVTLDHIIEDALVVSFRLGEKLFSGVLMDLSKRFGPHGIPVTVFPKREYKDKPEAMQLQSHTFQEGTEVKREVNGAVPDDPSPVPPPELNLAERLWTSKPPPLFHEGAPYPPPLFIRDTYNQSIPQPPPRKIKRPKRKMYREEPTSIMNAIKLRPRQVLCDKCKNSVVAEKKETRKGGSASDSYKYEDKKRRNESVTTVNKKLKTDHKVDGKNQNESQKRNAVVKVSNIAHSRGRVVKVSAQANTSKAQLSTKKVLQSKNMDHAKAREVLKIAKEKAQKKQSETSTSKNAHSKVHFTRRYQNPSSGSLPPRVRLKPQRYRNEENDSSLKTGLEKMRSGKMAPKPQSRCTSTRSAGLNKWQLLHQTVTSPAAPLQCLTDHCGFRLGALKLTVRRAAQRH from the exons atggcggctgtggctgcagaGGCGGCAGCGACTGCAGCGTCCCCCGGGGAGGGGGGCGCCGGCGAGGCTGAGCCGGAGATGGAGCCCATCCCCGGCAGCGAGGCCGGCACTGACCCCCTCCCAGTCACGGCCACTGAAGCATCTGTGCCGGACAGCGAGGCCGACGGGCAGCAGTCCTCTCCTCAGGCCGACGAGCCGCCTctcccgccgccaccgccgccgccggggGAGCTCGCCCGCAGCCCGGAGGCGGCGGGGCCGGAGCTGGAGGCTGAGGAGAAGCTGCCCGCTCCGGTGGTGGAGCCGGCGGCAGCCGCGCCTCAGGAAGGGCCCGACCTTCCACCTTCCCCGGCACCGCCGCCCGAGCAGCCCCCGGCTCCCGAAGAGCGCCAGGAACCGCCGCTGCCCCAGCCCGCAGCCCCGGCGCTCGTGCCGCCGGCGGGCGGGGACTCCGCGGTGTCGCAGCTGATCCCCGGCTCGGAGGTGCGGGTCACGCTGGACCACATCATTGAGGACGCGCTCGTCGTGTCGTTCCGCCTCGGGGAGAAGCTCTTCTCCGGGGTCCTTATGGATCTGTCCAAAAG gtTTGGGCCCCATGGGATTCCTGTGACAGTATTTCCCAAGAGGGAATACAAGGATAAACCTGAAGCCATGCAGCTCCAAAGTCATACATTCCAAGAAGGAACAGAGGTGAAGCGTGAAGTGAATGGTGCTGTTCCCGATGACCCTTCTCCTGTCCCACCTCCCGAGCTGAACTTGGCTGAACGCCTGTGGACTTCCAAACCACCACCTCTCTTCCATGAAGGAGCACCTTATCCTCCCCCTTTGTTTATCAGGGACACATATAACCAATCAATACCTCAGCCGCCGCCTCGGAAAATTAAGCGACCCAAACGAAAAATGTACAGGGAAGAACCTACTTCAATAATGAATGCTATTAAATTACGGCCCAGGCAAGTCTTATGTGACAAATGTAAAAACAGTGTTGTtgctgaaaaaaaagaaaccagaaaaggtGGTAGTGCGAGTGACTCTTACAAATACGAAGATAAAAAACGGAGAAATGAAAGTGTAACTACTGTGaacaaaaaactgaaaactgacCATAAGGTGGACgggaaaaaccaaaatgaaagccAGAAAAGAAACGCTGTGGTGAAGGTTTCAAATATTGCTCACAGCAGAGGCAGAGTAGTCAAAGTTTCTGCTCAGGCAAATACATCAAAAGCTCAGTTAAGTACGAAAAAAGTGCTCCAGAGCAAGAACATGGATCACGCGAAGGCTCGGGAAGTGCTGAAAATTGCCAAAGAAAAGGCACAGAAGAAGCAAAGTGAAACCTCTACGTCCAAAAACGCACATTCAAAAGTCCATTTCACACGTCGGTATCAGAATCCTAGCTCAGGGTCCCTTCCACCCCGGGTCCGCTTAAAACCGCAGAGGTACAGGAATGAAGAGAACGACTCTTCCCTGAAGACAGGGCTGGAGAAAATGCGGAGCGGCAAGATGGCGCCCAAGCCCCAGTCCCGCTGCACCTCCACCCGCTCAGCAG GTCTCAACAAATGGCAGCTATTACATCAGACAGTGACGAGTCCTGCTGCTCCCTTACAGTGTCTGACAGACCACTGTGGATTCAGACTGGGAGCATTGAAGTTAACAGTGAGACGGGCAG cacagagacattag
- the PWWP2A gene encoding PWWP domain-containing protein 2A isoform X1, with the protein MAAVAAEAAATAASPGEGGAGEAEPEMEPIPGSEAGTDPLPVTATEASVPDSEADGQQSSPQADEPPLPPPPPPPGELARSPEAAGPELEAEEKLPAPVVEPAAAAPQEGPDLPPSPAPPPEQPPAPEERQEPPLPQPAAPALVPPAGGDSAVSQLIPGSEVRVTLDHIIEDALVVSFRLGEKLFSGVLMDLSKRFGPHGIPVTVFPKREYKDKPEAMQLQSHTFQEGTEVKREVNGAVPDDPSPVPPPELNLAERLWTSKPPPLFHEGAPYPPPLFIRDTYNQSIPQPPPRKIKRPKRKMYREEPTSIMNAIKLRPRQVLCDKCKNSVVAEKKETRKGGSASDSYKYEDKKRRNESVTTVNKKLKTDHKVDGKNQNESQKRNAVVKVSNIAHSRGRVVKVSAQANTSKAQLSTKKVLQSKNMDHAKAREVLKIAKEKAQKKQSETSTSKNAHSKVHFTRRYQNPSSGSLPPRVRLKPQRYRNEENDSSLKTGLEKMRSGKMAPKPQSRCTSTRSAGEAPSENQSPSKGPEEASSEVQDTAEVPVPGEQDEPQTLGKKGSKGELSVYMPLNQKKSDSSSASVCSVDSTDDLKSSNSECSSSESFDCPPGCMHAPSTSSTSSSSKEEKKLSNSLKMKVFSKNVSKCVTPDGRTICVGDIVWAKIYGFPWWPARILTITVSRKDNGLLVRQEARISWFGSPTTSFLALSQLSPFLENFQSRFNKKRKGLYRKAITEAAKAAKQLTPEVRALLTQFET; encoded by the exons atggcggctgtggctgcagaGGCGGCAGCGACTGCAGCGTCCCCCGGGGAGGGGGGCGCCGGCGAGGCTGAGCCGGAGATGGAGCCCATCCCCGGCAGCGAGGCCGGCACTGACCCCCTCCCAGTCACGGCCACTGAAGCATCTGTGCCGGACAGCGAGGCCGACGGGCAGCAGTCCTCTCCTCAGGCCGACGAGCCGCCTctcccgccgccaccgccgccgccggggGAGCTCGCCCGCAGCCCGGAGGCGGCGGGGCCGGAGCTGGAGGCTGAGGAGAAGCTGCCCGCTCCGGTGGTGGAGCCGGCGGCAGCCGCGCCTCAGGAAGGGCCCGACCTTCCACCTTCCCCGGCACCGCCGCCCGAGCAGCCCCCGGCTCCCGAAGAGCGCCAGGAACCGCCGCTGCCCCAGCCCGCAGCCCCGGCGCTCGTGCCGCCGGCGGGCGGGGACTCCGCGGTGTCGCAGCTGATCCCCGGCTCGGAGGTGCGGGTCACGCTGGACCACATCATTGAGGACGCGCTCGTCGTGTCGTTCCGCCTCGGGGAGAAGCTCTTCTCCGGGGTCCTTATGGATCTGTCCAAAAG gtTTGGGCCCCATGGGATTCCTGTGACAGTATTTCCCAAGAGGGAATACAAGGATAAACCTGAAGCCATGCAGCTCCAAAGTCATACATTCCAAGAAGGAACAGAGGTGAAGCGTGAAGTGAATGGTGCTGTTCCCGATGACCCTTCTCCTGTCCCACCTCCCGAGCTGAACTTGGCTGAACGCCTGTGGACTTCCAAACCACCACCTCTCTTCCATGAAGGAGCACCTTATCCTCCCCCTTTGTTTATCAGGGACACATATAACCAATCAATACCTCAGCCGCCGCCTCGGAAAATTAAGCGACCCAAACGAAAAATGTACAGGGAAGAACCTACTTCAATAATGAATGCTATTAAATTACGGCCCAGGCAAGTCTTATGTGACAAATGTAAAAACAGTGTTGTtgctgaaaaaaaagaaaccagaaaaggtGGTAGTGCGAGTGACTCTTACAAATACGAAGATAAAAAACGGAGAAATGAAAGTGTAACTACTGTGaacaaaaaactgaaaactgacCATAAGGTGGACgggaaaaaccaaaatgaaagccAGAAAAGAAACGCTGTGGTGAAGGTTTCAAATATTGCTCACAGCAGAGGCAGAGTAGTCAAAGTTTCTGCTCAGGCAAATACATCAAAAGCTCAGTTAAGTACGAAAAAAGTGCTCCAGAGCAAGAACATGGATCACGCGAAGGCTCGGGAAGTGCTGAAAATTGCCAAAGAAAAGGCACAGAAGAAGCAAAGTGAAACCTCTACGTCCAAAAACGCACATTCAAAAGTCCATTTCACACGTCGGTATCAGAATCCTAGCTCAGGGTCCCTTCCACCCCGGGTCCGCTTAAAACCGCAGAGGTACAGGAATGAAGAGAACGACTCTTCCCTGAAGACAGGGCTGGAGAAAATGCGGAGCGGCAAGATGGCGCCCAAGCCCCAGTCCCGCTGCACCTCCACCCGCTCAGCAGGTGAGGCCCCTTCAGAAAATCAGAGCCCCTCCAAAGGCCCTGAAGAGGCCAGCAGTGAGGTTCAGGACACAGCTGAAGTGCCGGTGCCTGGGGAGCAGGATGAACCGCAGACACTGGGCAAAAAGGGCAGCAAAGGCGAGCTCTCTGTTTACATGCCCCTAAATCAGAAGAAGTCTGACTCTTCCAGTGCGTCAGTGTGTAGCGTTGATAGCACAGATGACCTGAAGTCCTCCAACTCTGAGTGTAGCTCTTCCGAGAGCTTTGATTGTCCTCCAGGCTGTATGCACGCAccttccacctcctccacttcctcctcttcaaaggaagagaaaaagctcAGTAATTCCTTGAAAATGAAAGTCTTTTCCAAAAACGTCTCTAAATGTGTCACACCAGATGGCAGGACCATATGCGTAGGGGACATTGTTTGGGCCAAGATATATGGCTTCCCTTGGTGGCCAGCCCGTATTCTCACTATAACTGTGAGCCGGAAAGATAATGGCCTCCTAGTCCGACAGGAGGCCCGTATTTCATGGTTCGGGTCTCCAACAACATCTTTCCTGGCTCTTTCGCAACTCTCCCCCTTTTTAGAAAACTTCCAGTCACGCTTTAATAAGAAGAGAAAGGGCCTGTACCGCAAGGCCATCACAGAGGCAGCCAAGGCTGCCAAGCAGCTGACCCCTGAGGTGCGGGCTCTGTTGACACAGTTTGAAACGTGA
- the PWWP2A gene encoding PWWP domain-containing protein 2A isoform X4: protein MAAVAAEAAATAASPGEGGAGEAEPEMEPIPGSEAGTDPLPVTATEASVPDSEADGQQSSPQADEPPLPPPPPPPGELARSPEAAGPELEAEEKLPAPVVEPAAAAPQEGPDLPPSPAPPPEQPPAPEERQEPPLPQPAAPALVPPAGGDSAVSQLIPGSEVRVTLDHIIEDALVVSFRLGEKLFSGVLMDLSKRFGPHGIPVTVFPKREYKDKPEAMQLQSHTFQEGTEVKREVNGAVPDDPSPVPPPELNLAERLWTSKPPPLFHEGAPYPPPLFIRDTYNQSIPQPPPRKIKRPKRKMYREEPTSIMNAIKLRPRQVLCDKCKNSVVAEKKETRKGGSASDSYKYEDKKRRNESVTTVNKKLKTDHKVDGKNQNESQKRNAVVKVSNIAHSRGRVVKVSAQANTSKAQLSTKKVLQSKNMDHAKAREVLKIAKEKAQKKQSETSTSKNAHSKVHFTRRYQNPSSGSLPPRVRLKPQRYRNEENDSSLKTGLEKMRSGKMAPKPQSRCTSTRSAAQRH, encoded by the exons atggcggctgtggctgcagaGGCGGCAGCGACTGCAGCGTCCCCCGGGGAGGGGGGCGCCGGCGAGGCTGAGCCGGAGATGGAGCCCATCCCCGGCAGCGAGGCCGGCACTGACCCCCTCCCAGTCACGGCCACTGAAGCATCTGTGCCGGACAGCGAGGCCGACGGGCAGCAGTCCTCTCCTCAGGCCGACGAGCCGCCTctcccgccgccaccgccgccgccggggGAGCTCGCCCGCAGCCCGGAGGCGGCGGGGCCGGAGCTGGAGGCTGAGGAGAAGCTGCCCGCTCCGGTGGTGGAGCCGGCGGCAGCCGCGCCTCAGGAAGGGCCCGACCTTCCACCTTCCCCGGCACCGCCGCCCGAGCAGCCCCCGGCTCCCGAAGAGCGCCAGGAACCGCCGCTGCCCCAGCCCGCAGCCCCGGCGCTCGTGCCGCCGGCGGGCGGGGACTCCGCGGTGTCGCAGCTGATCCCCGGCTCGGAGGTGCGGGTCACGCTGGACCACATCATTGAGGACGCGCTCGTCGTGTCGTTCCGCCTCGGGGAGAAGCTCTTCTCCGGGGTCCTTATGGATCTGTCCAAAAG gtTTGGGCCCCATGGGATTCCTGTGACAGTATTTCCCAAGAGGGAATACAAGGATAAACCTGAAGCCATGCAGCTCCAAAGTCATACATTCCAAGAAGGAACAGAGGTGAAGCGTGAAGTGAATGGTGCTGTTCCCGATGACCCTTCTCCTGTCCCACCTCCCGAGCTGAACTTGGCTGAACGCCTGTGGACTTCCAAACCACCACCTCTCTTCCATGAAGGAGCACCTTATCCTCCCCCTTTGTTTATCAGGGACACATATAACCAATCAATACCTCAGCCGCCGCCTCGGAAAATTAAGCGACCCAAACGAAAAATGTACAGGGAAGAACCTACTTCAATAATGAATGCTATTAAATTACGGCCCAGGCAAGTCTTATGTGACAAATGTAAAAACAGTGTTGTtgctgaaaaaaaagaaaccagaaaaggtGGTAGTGCGAGTGACTCTTACAAATACGAAGATAAAAAACGGAGAAATGAAAGTGTAACTACTGTGaacaaaaaactgaaaactgacCATAAGGTGGACgggaaaaaccaaaatgaaagccAGAAAAGAAACGCTGTGGTGAAGGTTTCAAATATTGCTCACAGCAGAGGCAGAGTAGTCAAAGTTTCTGCTCAGGCAAATACATCAAAAGCTCAGTTAAGTACGAAAAAAGTGCTCCAGAGCAAGAACATGGATCACGCGAAGGCTCGGGAAGTGCTGAAAATTGCCAAAGAAAAGGCACAGAAGAAGCAAAGTGAAACCTCTACGTCCAAAAACGCACATTCAAAAGTCCATTTCACACGTCGGTATCAGAATCCTAGCTCAGGGTCCCTTCCACCCCGGGTCCGCTTAAAACCGCAGAGGTACAGGAATGAAGAGAACGACTCTTCCCTGAAGACAGGGCTGGAGAAAATGCGGAGCGGCAAGATGGCGCCCAAGCCCCAGTCCCGCTGCACCTCCACCCGCTCAGCAG cacagagacattag
- the PWWP2A gene encoding PWWP domain-containing protein 2A isoform X3: protein MQLQSHTFQEGTEVKREVNGAVPDDPSPVPPPELNLAERLWTSKPPPLFHEGAPYPPPLFIRDTYNQSIPQPPPRKIKRPKRKMYREEPTSIMNAIKLRPRQVLCDKCKNSVVAEKKETRKGGSASDSYKYEDKKRRNESVTTVNKKLKTDHKVDGKNQNESQKRNAVVKVSNIAHSRGRVVKVSAQANTSKAQLSTKKVLQSKNMDHAKAREVLKIAKEKAQKKQSETSTSKNAHSKVHFTRRYQNPSSGSLPPRVRLKPQRYRNEENDSSLKTGLEKMRSGKMAPKPQSRCTSTRSAGEAPSENQSPSKGPEEASSEVQDTAEVPVPGEQDEPQTLGKKGSKGELSVYMPLNQKKSDSSSASVCSVDSTDDLKSSNSECSSSESFDCPPGCMHAPSTSSTSSSSKEEKKLSNSLKMKVFSKNVSKCVTPDGRTICVGDIVWAKIYGFPWWPARILTITVSRKDNGLLVRQEARISWFGSPTTSFLALSQLSPFLENFQSRFNKKRKGLYRKAITEAAKAAKQLTPEVRALLTQFET, encoded by the coding sequence ATGCAGCTCCAAAGTCATACATTCCAAGAAGGAACAGAGGTGAAGCGTGAAGTGAATGGTGCTGTTCCCGATGACCCTTCTCCTGTCCCACCTCCCGAGCTGAACTTGGCTGAACGCCTGTGGACTTCCAAACCACCACCTCTCTTCCATGAAGGAGCACCTTATCCTCCCCCTTTGTTTATCAGGGACACATATAACCAATCAATACCTCAGCCGCCGCCTCGGAAAATTAAGCGACCCAAACGAAAAATGTACAGGGAAGAACCTACTTCAATAATGAATGCTATTAAATTACGGCCCAGGCAAGTCTTATGTGACAAATGTAAAAACAGTGTTGTtgctgaaaaaaaagaaaccagaaaaggtGGTAGTGCGAGTGACTCTTACAAATACGAAGATAAAAAACGGAGAAATGAAAGTGTAACTACTGTGaacaaaaaactgaaaactgacCATAAGGTGGACgggaaaaaccaaaatgaaagccAGAAAAGAAACGCTGTGGTGAAGGTTTCAAATATTGCTCACAGCAGAGGCAGAGTAGTCAAAGTTTCTGCTCAGGCAAATACATCAAAAGCTCAGTTAAGTACGAAAAAAGTGCTCCAGAGCAAGAACATGGATCACGCGAAGGCTCGGGAAGTGCTGAAAATTGCCAAAGAAAAGGCACAGAAGAAGCAAAGTGAAACCTCTACGTCCAAAAACGCACATTCAAAAGTCCATTTCACACGTCGGTATCAGAATCCTAGCTCAGGGTCCCTTCCACCCCGGGTCCGCTTAAAACCGCAGAGGTACAGGAATGAAGAGAACGACTCTTCCCTGAAGACAGGGCTGGAGAAAATGCGGAGCGGCAAGATGGCGCCCAAGCCCCAGTCCCGCTGCACCTCCACCCGCTCAGCAGGTGAGGCCCCTTCAGAAAATCAGAGCCCCTCCAAAGGCCCTGAAGAGGCCAGCAGTGAGGTTCAGGACACAGCTGAAGTGCCGGTGCCTGGGGAGCAGGATGAACCGCAGACACTGGGCAAAAAGGGCAGCAAAGGCGAGCTCTCTGTTTACATGCCCCTAAATCAGAAGAAGTCTGACTCTTCCAGTGCGTCAGTGTGTAGCGTTGATAGCACAGATGACCTGAAGTCCTCCAACTCTGAGTGTAGCTCTTCCGAGAGCTTTGATTGTCCTCCAGGCTGTATGCACGCAccttccacctcctccacttcctcctcttcaaaggaagagaaaaagctcAGTAATTCCTTGAAAATGAAAGTCTTTTCCAAAAACGTCTCTAAATGTGTCACACCAGATGGCAGGACCATATGCGTAGGGGACATTGTTTGGGCCAAGATATATGGCTTCCCTTGGTGGCCAGCCCGTATTCTCACTATAACTGTGAGCCGGAAAGATAATGGCCTCCTAGTCCGACAGGAGGCCCGTATTTCATGGTTCGGGTCTCCAACAACATCTTTCCTGGCTCTTTCGCAACTCTCCCCCTTTTTAGAAAACTTCCAGTCACGCTTTAATAAGAAGAGAAAGGGCCTGTACCGCAAGGCCATCACAGAGGCAGCCAAGGCTGCCAAGCAGCTGACCCCTGAGGTGCGGGCTCTGTTGACACAGTTTGAAACGTGA